In the genome of Meles meles chromosome 4, mMelMel3.1 paternal haplotype, whole genome shotgun sequence, one region contains:
- the LOC123940049 gene encoding protein C1orf194-like, whose amino-acid sequence MAFAKGKNGDNDESYLGKLWASKKLLYKNPAHLVQQQEPRSRLSSTPIITSMRRNVYFFDPEIPKDDLDFCLTALYNHHTGTFKNKSEILLHQETIQDTHGIIKTQFPGELLPPPPPPFITSQSNIKYWINPKKESIHSIQGSIVSPHTAATNGGYSQKNDGGFFST is encoded by the exons aTGGCATTTGCCAAGGgaaaaaa CGGGGATAACGATGAGTCCTACCTGGGAAAACTCTGGGCTTCTAAGAAACTGCTATATAAGAACCCAGCTCATCTTGTTCAGCAACAGGAACCCAGGAGTCGGCTCAGCTCAACTCCCATAATCACCTCCATGAGGcggaatgtttatttttttgatcCTGAGATACCAAAGGATGACCTGGATTTCTGCTTAACAGCCTTGTACAACCACCACACAGGGACATTCAAGAACAAAAGTGAGATACTCTTACACCAGGAGACTATCCAGGATACCCATGGAATCATCAAGACCCAATTCCCTGGAGAACTTTTACCCCCTCCTCCACCACCTTTCATCACTTCCCAGTCTAACATCAAATACTGGATCAACCCTAAGAAGGAGTCTATCCACAGCATCCAGGGATCCATAGTGTCCCCTCACACTGCAGCCACCAATGGAGGCTACTCCCAAAAGAATGATGGTGGCTTCTTCTCTACCTAA